A region of Dermochelys coriacea isolate rDerCor1 chromosome 1, rDerCor1.pri.v4, whole genome shotgun sequence DNA encodes the following proteins:
- the LOC119862674 gene encoding LOW QUALITY PROTEIN: olfactory receptor 52L1-like (The sequence of the model RefSeq protein was modified relative to this genomic sequence to represent the inferred CDS: inserted 2 bases in 1 codon), with the protein MALDRYMAICDPLRYSTIXKMAKTGLAEVLHGGLLILSHPVLTRQWPYCRTKTIRHTYWEHMAVVKLACADTRVSSYYSLFLVFCVRGLHMIFIALSYTHILKAIFSLPTKDARLKALGTCSCHLCAILAFYIPGLFSSLTHWFGHNVPLYFHILIASLYLLVPPMCNPIIYGTKLCAELAGDLVLCSLP; encoded by the exons ATGGCTTTGGATCGCTACATGGCCATCTGTGATCCCCTCAGATATTCTACCAT CAAGATGGCAAAGACTGGCCTGGCAGAGGTGCTGCACGGTGGCTTACTCATACTGTCCCATCCCGTCCTAACCAGACAGTGGCCATATTGCAGAACCAAAACCATCCGCCACACGTACTGGGAACACATGGCCGTGGTGAAGCTGGCCTGCGCTGATACCCGTGTCAGTAGTTACTACAGCCTCTTTCTGGTATTCTGTGTGAGGGGTTTGCATATGATTTTTATCGCTTTGTCCTATACCCATATCCTCAAGGCCATCTTCAGCCTCCCCACAAAGGATGCCAGGCTCAAGGCTTTGGGGACCTGCAGCTGCCACCTCTGTGCCATCTTAGCCTTTTACATCCCAGGTCTCTTTTCCTCCCTCACGCACTGGTTTGGCCACAATGTGCCCCTGTATTTCCACATTCTCATTGCCAGCTTGTACCTCCTGGTGCCCCCCATGTGCAACCCCATCATCTATGGG ACCAagctctgtgcagagctggctggcgaCTTGGTGCTGTGCTCTCTTCCCTGA